In a single window of the Antedon mediterranea chromosome 1, ecAntMedi1.1, whole genome shotgun sequence genome:
- the LOC140051125 gene encoding uncharacterized protein has translation MEHYQPTLNYEHVELNIDADHLVILYVATIKDCRMLQTIIVRTESENVSKHSEDNKPLPTACKKVLSFLQTELKVFSQSGARGLKVRMCIPCQNDHMHPISKFDKDLPCGRKKMDVTLYRKLFGEDEQTKVASDTDMAPDVTPATPNEPTSIPDLTTPLIDTVTTHPNSPKECKPIFTKENVWLAICCILGVVLIILMIKYEGLVRYLSIGGVAIALAKFIYELRKKKKSPQPQNRPSAV, from the exons ATGGAACATTATCAACCCACCCTAAACTACGAGCATGTAGAATTGAATATTGATGCAGATCATCTAGTCATTCTATATGTGGCTACCATTAAAGATTGTCGTATGTTACAG ACAATAATAGTCAGAACAGAGAgtgaaaatgtttcaaaacattCAGAAGACAATAAGCCACTACCCACTGCGTGTAAGAAG gTGCTTAGTTTCCTTCAAACAGAATTAAAAGTGTTCAGTCAGAGTGGAGCACGGGGTCTTAAAGTAAGGATGTGCATTCCTTGTCAAAATGATCATATGCATCCTATTAGCAAGTTTGACAAAGATTTACCTTGTGGAAGAAAGAAAATGGATGTGACACTTTACCGTAAATTGTTTGGAGAAGATGAACAAACAAAAG ttgctTCTGATACTGACATGGCGCCTGATGTTACTCCAGCTACACCAAATGAACCAACCTCAATACCTGATTTAACCACACCGTTAATTGATACAGTTACTACACATCCTAACAG CCCAAAAGAATGCAAGCCGATATTTACCAAAG agaatGTTTGGTTGGcaatttgttgtattttagGAGTAGTCTTGATAATCTTGATGATCAAATATGAGGGACTTGTACGATATTTAAGTATCGGAGGAGTGGCCATAGCTCTAGCTAAATTCATCTATGAACtgaggaagaaaaaaaaatctcctCAGCCACAAAACAGACCATCAGCTGTCTGA